Within the bacterium genome, the region GCCCCCCGGATCTCCAGGTCCCTCAAAGCCAGTTGGAAGCCGGAGCCCAGCTCGGAAAGTTCTTCGATGATCCGAAGGCGCTTGCGGGCGATGTCGGTCATCTTGCCGCCCTTTGGCACCAGCATGTAGGCGTAGGCCCGCTTGCTGGAGCGGCCCACCCGGCCCCGCAGCTGGTAAAGCTGGGCCAGCCCGAAACGGTCGGCCCGGTTGATGATGATGGTGTTGACGTTGGGCATGTCCAGGCCGGATTCGATGATGGTGGTGGCCACCAGCACGTCGTAGCGCCGGGCGGTAAAGGCCAGCATCACGCTCTCCAGCTCCCGCTCGTCCATCTGGCCGTGGGCATAGGCGATCTCGGCCGACGGCAAAAGGCGCGACAGCAGGGCGGTCATGGCCCCTATTGACTGCACCCGGTTGTGAAGGAAGAACACCTGCCCGCCCCGGTCCAGCTCCCTTAAGATGGCCTCCTTGATCCGGGCCTCGTTCCAGGGCATCATCTCGGTCACCACCGCCAGCCGGTCCTTGGGCGGGGTCTCGATGTTGGAGATGTCCCGCACGCCCAAGAGCGACATGTGCAAAGTACGGGGAATGGGGGTGGCGGTCATGGTCAGCACGTCCACGTTCTGGCAGAACTGCTTTATCTTTTCCTTGTGGGCCACTCCGAACCGCTGTTCCTCGTCCACCACCAGCAGGCCCAGGTTCTTGAACTTGACGTCCTTCTGCAGCAGGCGGTGGGTGCCGATGGCGATGTCCACCCCTCCGGCCCCGATGGCCTTGACCGCTTCCTTGATATCGGCCGGACGGCGGAAGCGCGACAGCATCTCCACTTTGACGGGGTAGTCGGCCAGCCGTTCCTTAAAGGTCTGGTAATGCTGTTCGCAGAGCACGGTGGTGGGCACCAGCACCGCCACCTGCTTGTTGTCCATGGCCGCCTTGAAGGCCGCCCGCAGTGCCACCTCGGTCTTGCCGTAGCCCACGTCCCCGCACAGCAGCCGGTCCATGGGCTTGTCGGACTCCATGTCGGTCTTGATCTCGGCAATGGCCTTCAACTGGTCCGGGGTCTCCTGGTACATGAACGAGGCCTCCAGCTCCTTCTGCCACTGGGTGTCCTCGGAGAAGCGGTGGCCGGCCTGGGATTTACGCTGGGCATACAACGCCACTAATTCCCCGGCCATGTCCTTGGCCGCTTTTTTGACCCGGGCCTTGGTCTCCTCCCAGGCCTTGGACCCCAGCTTGGAGAGCACCGGCACGAAGCCTTCCTCTGAAGAATAGCGCTGCACCCGCTTCATGTGCTCGATGGGGACGTAGAGCTTGTCGTTGTCCCTAAAGAACAGCAGCAGGCATTCCGTCTTCTGCCCGTTCAGCTCCAGGTCCACCAGGCCCTTGTACTGGCAGATGCCGTAGTCCACATGCACCATGTAATCGCCGGACTTCAGGGTCTCCAGGCTGCGGATGGCGCTGCCCCCCTTGAAGAAGCGGCGGAAGCGGCGGTGGCGCTCCCGGGCAAAGATCTCCCGTTCGGTAATGGCGCAGATCTTCCCCTCGGGGAATATGAACCCGGCGTGCAGCCCGGCCACCTCCACCCCCTGGACCTTGGCCAAAGCCTCCGGGCTTATTATCTCCTTCAGCCGCCCCTGCTGTCCGGAATTATCGCATAGCAGGTGGGTGACGAAGCTTTCGGCCTCCAGCTTGTTGAGCTTTTGCTCCAGCAGTTCCAGGTTGGACATGAAGGGCTCCACCGGGCCGATGGATATCTTGACCTGGTTGGCCGGCTCGGCTCCCTCAAAACTGCCGAAGCCCGCTCCCGAGGTCATGATGATCCGGCTGTGCTCCTCCAGCCGGGCGGTGAGCTCCCTGGGTTCGGAGAATCTTTCGTCGGCCCCGAAATCAAGCACCTCCTCGGCCTCCTGCCGCCACTCCATCCCCACTTCCTGGGGCTCGTCCCACAACAGCAGGGAGTCTTTGGGGAAGTGGTCCAGCAGCAGCACCGCCCGGTTCAGGTCCTCCCGGCAGGGCAGTATCTTTGCCTTGTCCAGTTTCTGGTTGGATAGCTGGTCGGATAGCCCGAAGGTCCGCATCGAGGCCAGCGTTTCGTCCGATATCTCCAGCCTCAGGGGCTGGCTGTTACCCAGGGTGGCCACGTCGATGATGCTGCCCCGCACCGCGTACTCGCCGAAGCCGGACACCGCCGGCTGCCGCTCGTAACCTCCGGCC harbors:
- the mfd gene encoding transcription-repair coupling factor, whose product is MFWQTISQSVSQSASFKKLFQLLPSDRSSLGLTGPAETGKALIVCSLLERTEHPLLWLLPTEEEAERQRDNLTALLGDGLIKHWAAWDVMPGEEREPDLELLGSRIESLEHLFAGSRGVVISSARALMQKTMAAHDFNQGRLDLALGQKLDRDELISKLVAGGYERQPAVSGFGEYAVRGSIIDVATLGNSQPLRLEISDETLASMRTFGLSDQLSNQKLDKAKILPCREDLNRAVLLLDHFPKDSLLLWDEPQEVGMEWRQEAEEVLDFGADERFSEPRELTARLEEHSRIIMTSGAGFGSFEGAEPANQVKISIGPVEPFMSNLELLEQKLNKLEAESFVTHLLCDNSGQQGRLKEIISPEALAKVQGVEVAGLHAGFIFPEGKICAITEREIFARERHRRFRRFFKGGSAIRSLETLKSGDYMVHVDYGICQYKGLVDLELNGQKTECLLLFFRDNDKLYVPIEHMKRVQRYSSEEGFVPVLSKLGSKAWEETKARVKKAAKDMAGELVALYAQRKSQAGHRFSEDTQWQKELEASFMYQETPDQLKAIAEIKTDMESDKPMDRLLCGDVGYGKTEVALRAAFKAAMDNKQVAVLVPTTVLCEQHYQTFKERLADYPVKVEMLSRFRRPADIKEAVKAIGAGGVDIAIGTHRLLQKDVKFKNLGLLVVDEEQRFGVAHKEKIKQFCQNVDVLTMTATPIPRTLHMSLLGVRDISNIETPPKDRLAVVTEMMPWNEARIKEAILRELDRGGQVFFLHNRVQSIGAMTALLSRLLPSAEIAYAHGQMDERELESVMLAFTARRYDVLVATTIIESGLDMPNVNTIIINRADRFGLAQLYQLRGRVGRSSKRAYAYMLVPKGGKMTDIARKRLRIIEELSELGSGFQLALRDLEIRGA